The following is a genomic window from Gloeocapsa sp. PCC 73106.
TGATACCCATCCATAGAGCTATAAATAACTTTTTGTATCGCAGGGCAAAGCGAGATAAATTAAACCGTTGTCTTAAAGAAGGTTCAGTCATAAGAATTTGGCCAGAGCGAGTCACAGATTCAGGTAAATAGCCACTGAAGAGCACTTTAACATTTTTACAACCAGGATTGGTCAGCTCGTAAATGATATTGACAAATGTTATAAAGTCTGTTAGAATTACTGGCAGTTATAGTAAGTCAGCCTAATCTAGCTACTGTAGAGCGGGGGAACCAAATTTGGGGCTTATCTCTAGACCAAAGTCAAGAGAAGGACATCTCTCAGTCCTAGTCCGTCAGCTAACCTCGTAGGCATAGAGAGAAGACTGAAGGAAAAGCATTATCTAAAATAGCTTTCCTCGGTTTTCTAAAACTGGTGGTGTTATCTAGTTAAAAAGAAGAGGATCGCAATATGCATATTTCAGTGCTTGCTACAGTTAGTAATGCTGTAGGCAGGAAGGTATCTACGCCTATACTCCGCAAAGAGATTTGGCTACCGATATTGGGATTCGCGGGAATAATTGCTTTGTGGTGGATTGTAGCCTTATTTCGTCAAGAAATGATGCCAACGCCTGCTGAAGCTTTAGCGGAAAATCTCGATTTTATTCTCAACCCGTTTTATCGGCGTGGTCCTGGAGACTTAGGGCTAGGCTGGTTACTTCTAGCTAGTCTGCGTCGAGTATCTCTAGGTTTCCTTTTAGGAGCAATAGTAGCAATACCTCTAGGATTTTTAATCGGTATGTCACGAGATGCCCAATTATTATTTAATCCGATTATTCAGGTGTTTAAACCAGTATCGCCTCTAGTCTGGTTACCGATCGCTTTAGCTATCTTCAACGCGGCGGAACCCTCGGCAGTGTTTGTAGTATTCATCACATCTCTTTGGCCAACCATCATTAATACAGCCACAGGGGTCGCCAACGTACCCAAAGAATACATAGAGGTAGTAGCAGTTTTAGAGATGCCCAGATGGAAACAACTACTAACAATAGTGCTACCCGCGAGTCTACCCTATATTTTCACAGGCTTGCGCATTAGCTTGGGGATCGCTTGGTTAGTAATTGTAGCGGTAGAAATGCTCACAGGAGGCATAGGTATTGGCTTCTTTGTCTGGGATGAATGGAATAGATTAAACGTAAGTTCAGTATTTCTTG
Proteins encoded in this region:
- the ntrB gene encoding nitrate ABC transporter permease, which produces MHISVLATVSNAVGRKVSTPILRKEIWLPILGFAGIIALWWIVALFRQEMMPTPAEALAENLDFILNPFYRRGPGDLGLGWLLLASLRRVSLGFLLGAIVAIPLGFLIGMSRDAQLLFNPIIQVFKPVSPLVWLPIALAIFNAAEPSAVFVVFITSLWPTIINTATGVANVPKEYIEVVAVLEMPRWKQLLTIVLPASLPYIFTGLRISLGIAWLVIVAVEMLTGGIGIGFFVWDEWNRLNVSSVFLAVFVIGLTGLILDYILATLQTWVTHRPARS